A single Crateriforma conspicua DNA region contains:
- a CDS encoding efflux RND transporter permease subunit encodes MLDKIIHFSLNNRLIVLAVAAIMLGVGAWQSLQLPIDVFPNLNRPRVVVITEAPGMAPEEVETLITFPLETTFNGASGVESVRSSSGIGLSVIYVEFEWDTDIYNDRQVVNERMQLAAEQLPDGVKPTLAPISSIMGQILMYGMWSEGGKAEPMEVRTLADWVVRQRLLTIPGVSQVFSMGGGRMQYQVLVNPDLLREFGLTMDDVHTAVSESNLNATGGYLDQRGANELLVRGLGRITSLADLKEIAITLRDGRPITLGDVARVVEGPQVMRGDSSAYLRGDDGKVEGGPAVVLTINKQPGSDTRAVDQAIAEALEELKVSLPDDIRIANVYSQRSFIDRAIDNVVEALADGGVLVLVILFLFLLNFRTTFITLTAIPLSIIATACVFAAFGLSINTMTLGGLAVAIGELVDDAIVDVENIFRRLKENRHCESPRPTLAVVYDASIEVRSSVVYGTAIVVLVFIPLFALEGMEGKLFVPLAMGYVVSLIASLGVSLTVTPVLASLLLVGRRVWQIVVPILAFGIAALTMYWVVPRAIHILHLPFELPGNPLWWSLVLTPVVWVLIQVIERLLGGPEAEEGRLLEGLKGIAGLAINFSTKFAGPVLGVAAVMVTFALFAVSQLERDFLPPFNEGAVQVNALLAPGTSLATSNQIGQSVQEELMKIESVKSVARRTGRAELDEHAEGVNVTELFLEIADDADREGTIQQIRETMEDIPGVVSSTEQPLAHLISHMISGVKAQIGIKLFGDDLDVLRNKAEEMKRRIADVPGLADVMIEQQTNIPQLRIELNRKALTQNGLRPANVMELVETAMNGQVISQVLLGQRTFDLMLRMDEPYREDVTKLKRLAVPLPDGGTLPLEAVANIYESGGPNMIKREQVRRRIVLQANVSERGVVDVVSEIKTRLADLELEPGYFIEYGGQFESQQSATRRLMILSGVALLGMFLVLYTLFGNVNFSMQVLVALPTAFIGAVAALVITDQNLTVAAMVGFISLCGIASRNGILLLNHYIHLVEHEGESWTGEMVRRAGQERMAPVLMTALTSGIGLLPLALAAGEPGKEILYPIATVIVGGLLTSTLAEFFVRPALFWTIGVGAGQQIVRDHAGDIGDEKSGMGSEHLSPEPELVTS; translated from the coding sequence ATGCTAGATAAAATCATTCACTTCTCGCTGAACAATCGACTGATCGTGCTCGCGGTTGCCGCGATCATGCTGGGCGTTGGTGCGTGGCAATCCTTGCAATTGCCGATCGACGTGTTTCCAAACTTGAACCGGCCGCGTGTAGTGGTCATCACAGAAGCGCCGGGGATGGCACCAGAGGAAGTCGAGACGCTGATCACGTTTCCGTTGGAGACCACGTTCAACGGTGCCAGCGGCGTTGAGTCAGTCCGCAGCAGCAGCGGCATCGGTCTGTCAGTGATCTATGTCGAGTTCGAGTGGGACACCGACATCTACAACGACCGACAAGTCGTCAATGAACGTATGCAACTTGCCGCTGAGCAATTGCCCGACGGCGTGAAACCAACACTCGCACCCATCTCGTCAATCATGGGACAGATTCTCATGTACGGCATGTGGAGCGAAGGCGGAAAAGCCGAGCCAATGGAGGTTCGCACGCTGGCCGATTGGGTCGTCCGTCAAAGATTGCTGACGATTCCCGGCGTGTCACAAGTCTTTTCAATGGGCGGCGGCCGGATGCAGTACCAAGTGCTGGTGAATCCGGACTTGCTGCGTGAATTCGGACTGACGATGGACGATGTCCACACGGCCGTCAGTGAGTCGAACCTGAATGCGACCGGTGGTTATCTAGATCAGCGTGGCGCGAACGAATTGCTGGTTCGCGGACTCGGGCGAATCACCAGCCTAGCGGACCTGAAGGAGATTGCGATCACATTGCGGGACGGTCGCCCGATCACTTTGGGTGACGTCGCCAGAGTTGTTGAAGGCCCGCAAGTCATGCGTGGCGATTCGTCCGCGTATCTTCGCGGCGACGATGGAAAAGTCGAAGGCGGACCGGCGGTGGTTCTCACTATCAACAAGCAACCCGGCAGCGACACTCGCGCCGTCGATCAAGCGATTGCCGAAGCGCTCGAAGAATTGAAGGTGTCCTTGCCGGACGACATCCGAATCGCCAACGTCTATTCGCAGCGATCATTCATCGACCGAGCCATCGACAACGTCGTCGAAGCGCTTGCCGATGGCGGCGTGCTGGTCTTGGTGATCTTGTTTCTGTTCTTGCTGAACTTTCGCACGACGTTCATCACGCTCACCGCAATTCCGCTGTCGATCATCGCAACCGCGTGCGTGTTTGCTGCTTTTGGTCTGTCGATCAACACAATGACGCTCGGCGGGTTAGCGGTTGCTATCGGGGAACTGGTCGACGATGCGATCGTTGACGTCGAAAATATCTTCCGCCGCTTGAAAGAAAACCGCCACTGCGAATCCCCACGACCGACGCTTGCGGTGGTTTACGACGCCAGCATCGAGGTACGGAGCAGCGTGGTCTACGGGACGGCGATCGTCGTTCTGGTGTTCATCCCGCTGTTCGCTCTCGAAGGCATGGAAGGCAAGCTCTTTGTGCCGTTGGCGATGGGGTACGTTGTCTCGTTGATCGCGTCGCTGGGCGTTTCGCTGACCGTCACGCCGGTACTGGCATCGTTACTGTTGGTCGGCCGGCGCGTCTGGCAAATCGTTGTACCGATTCTAGCTTTCGGCATCGCTGCGTTAACGATGTACTGGGTCGTCCCGCGAGCGATTCACATTCTGCACTTGCCGTTTGAACTGCCGGGTAATCCACTGTGGTGGTCGCTCGTCCTGACGCCAGTGGTTTGGGTTCTGATTCAAGTGATCGAAAGACTGCTGGGTGGTCCCGAAGCCGAAGAAGGCCGGTTGCTGGAGGGACTCAAAGGCATTGCCGGTTTGGCGATTAACTTCAGTACCAAATTCGCCGGTCCCGTGTTGGGCGTCGCGGCCGTCATGGTGACGTTCGCGTTGTTCGCGGTTTCGCAACTCGAACGTGACTTCTTGCCGCCGTTCAACGAGGGAGCCGTTCAGGTCAACGCGTTGCTTGCACCGGGCACATCGCTGGCGACGAGCAACCAGATCGGGCAGAGCGTGCAAGAGGAGTTGATGAAGATCGAATCGGTCAAGTCGGTCGCGCGTCGAACAGGCCGAGCGGAGCTTGACGAACATGCCGAAGGCGTCAACGTCACCGAGTTGTTCTTGGAGATCGCTGACGACGCAGATCGCGAAGGCACGATCCAGCAGATTCGCGAAACGATGGAGGACATTCCGGGCGTGGTGTCGAGTACCGAGCAACCGCTGGCGCACCTGATCAGTCACATGATCTCGGGTGTCAAGGCGCAAATCGGCATCAAGCTCTTCGGCGACGATCTAGACGTGTTGCGGAACAAGGCTGAGGAGATGAAGAGACGCATCGCGGACGTGCCGGGCTTGGCCGACGTGATGATCGAACAACAGACCAACATTCCACAGCTTCGCATCGAGCTGAATCGCAAGGCTCTAACGCAAAACGGGCTGCGACCGGCCAACGTCATGGAACTGGTCGAGACCGCGATGAACGGGCAGGTCATTAGCCAAGTGCTGCTCGGCCAACGCACGTTTGATCTGATGTTACGAATGGATGAACCGTACCGCGAGGACGTCACCAAACTCAAGCGTCTTGCCGTCCCACTTCCCGATGGAGGCACGTTGCCGCTTGAGGCGGTGGCGAACATCTACGAGAGCGGCGGGCCGAACATGATCAAGCGCGAACAGGTACGGCGTCGAATCGTGTTGCAAGCCAACGTTTCCGAGCGAGGCGTCGTGGACGTTGTCAGCGAAATCAAAACGCGACTGGCAGATTTGGAATTGGAGCCGGGTTACTTCATCGAATACGGCGGCCAATTTGAAAGCCAGCAATCGGCAACGCGTCGATTGATGATTCTTTCGGGCGTCGCGTTGCTAGGCATGTTCTTGGTGCTTTACACGTTGTTTGGCAACGTCAACTTCTCGATGCAGGTGTTGGTTGCGTTGCCGACGGCGTTCATCGGAGCGGTCGCGGCACTCGTCATCACGGATCAAAACCTAACGGTCGCAGCGATGGTCGGTTTCATCTCGTTGTGCGGCATTGCCAGTCGCAACGGCATCCTGCTGCTGAACCACTACATCCACTTGGTCGAACACGAAGGCGAATCGTGGACGGGTGAGATGGTGCGTCGCGCGGGCCAAGAACGGATGGCTCCAGTGCTGATGACGGCACTGACGTCCGGCATCGGTTTGCTTCCGCTCGCACTCGCCGCGGGCGAACCCGGCAAAGAGATTTTGTATCCCATCGCCACCGTGATCGTTGGCGGATTGTTGACCAGCACGTTGGCGGAGTTCTTCGTTCGACCGGCGTTGTTTTGGACGATCGGTGTCGGCGCGGGCCAGCAGATTGTTCGCGATCACGCGGGAGACATAGGAGATGAGAAATCGGGCATGGGGAGTGAACACCTCAGTCCTGAACCTGAATTGGTCACAAGTTAG
- a CDS encoding efflux RND transporter periplasmic adaptor subunit, whose protein sequence is MSTLRAWLVRLRGPVLTVLAMAIAIVVGAFAFTDYPQQFGLVATAIVESDPHAGHDHGPGEHDDHGDDDHAGHDHDGHEAGQSIELSQQARANLRLKTEAVTVGPYTSYIEVPGMVTRWPGETHVSITSPLTGVINKINISRGEMIKSGEPLFTLRLTHQDLVNTQEDFLSQLGQLDVEEREIQRLTSASRSGAIAGKTRITREYERDKLQAKIRAAKQSMLLHGLSEDQIASIERTRTLVREVVVTAPLVEEDNSLHHESLGEANNRVSGNPSARLAAIQPPPMSLPSHNHIDAEFLVTELSVRRGESVSAGQQIAQLSNYSRLLIEGQAYQRDAGLLRKAADSGAELQATMTGAGDEVETITGLNVVYIGNEVGTESRSLPFYVGLTNEIERSEQRGDKRYVSWRYKPGQRLTVRLPQSQVADAIVVPKDAVAEEGPERFLFVENGDHFDRVPVEVIASDSVNVAIKNDGQVWPGQTIAVSGAHQLQMAMKNQAGGAIDPHAGHNH, encoded by the coding sequence CGTTGAGTCTGATCCGCACGCGGGTCACGATCACGGTCCAGGTGAACACGATGACCACGGCGACGACGACCATGCCGGACATGATCACGATGGTCACGAAGCGGGTCAGTCGATCGAATTGAGCCAGCAGGCTCGTGCGAACTTGCGGTTGAAGACTGAGGCCGTCACCGTTGGACCGTACACGAGCTACATCGAGGTCCCCGGCATGGTGACGCGCTGGCCCGGTGAAACGCATGTGTCGATCACGTCGCCACTGACGGGCGTCATTAACAAGATCAATATCTCTCGTGGCGAGATGATTAAGAGCGGCGAGCCGTTGTTCACGCTTCGGCTGACGCACCAAGACCTCGTCAATACGCAAGAAGACTTCCTCTCGCAGCTCGGGCAACTGGATGTCGAGGAGCGGGAGATTCAGCGGCTGACTTCGGCGTCCCGTTCGGGCGCGATCGCTGGGAAAACGCGAATAACCCGCGAGTACGAACGCGACAAATTGCAGGCGAAAATCCGTGCGGCGAAGCAGTCAATGTTGCTGCACGGTTTGAGTGAAGACCAAATCGCAAGCATCGAACGCACTCGCACGTTGGTCCGCGAAGTCGTCGTGACGGCCCCCTTGGTCGAAGAAGACAATTCACTGCATCACGAATCGCTGGGCGAAGCGAACAACCGAGTCTCGGGCAACCCGAGTGCAAGATTAGCGGCAATACAACCACCGCCGATGTCGCTGCCTTCGCACAATCACATTGACGCTGAGTTCTTGGTCACAGAACTGAGTGTTCGACGCGGCGAATCTGTTAGCGCCGGTCAGCAGATCGCGCAGCTGTCGAATTACAGCCGCTTGCTAATCGAAGGCCAAGCCTACCAGCGTGACGCAGGTCTGTTGCGAAAGGCTGCCGATTCGGGTGCTGAATTGCAAGCCACGATGACCGGTGCGGGCGACGAAGTCGAAACGATCACGGGATTGAACGTGGTCTACATCGGAAACGAAGTCGGTACTGAATCACGGTCGCTGCCGTTCTATGTCGGACTGACCAATGAGATCGAACGCAGCGAACAGCGTGGCGACAAACGCTACGTCAGTTGGCGATACAAGCCCGGCCAACGGCTAACCGTTCGGCTTCCACAGTCGCAAGTCGCCGACGCGATTGTTGTTCCCAAGGACGCGGTTGCCGAAGAAGGCCCCGAGCGATTCTTGTTCGTCGAGAACGGAGATCACTTTGATCGTGTTCCGGTGGAAGTCATTGCGTCGGACAGCGTCAACGTCGCGATCAAGAACGACGGCCAAGTTTGGCCCGGTCAGACGATCGCCGTTAGCGGTGCTCATCAATTGCAGATGGCGATGAAGAACCAGGCGGGCGGAGCCATTGATCCCCACGCAGGGCACAACCACTGA